A stretch of DNA from Juglans microcarpa x Juglans regia isolate MS1-56 chromosome 5D, Jm3101_v1.0, whole genome shotgun sequence:
TTTTAATTGTATATAGTCATCCATATTTTTAAAGAGAAGTGTTAAGTTTACAAAATGAATTATTGTTCATGAAACTAAAATGACTAAATATCACACGTTATATCTATTTCAATAATATGATGTACGATAATAAATCACTGCATGTCAGTTTCTGAGCTTTGCTTTTGTGAAATTTTACAGACCggaaaaccaaacaaaaaagggTACTGCAATTCAAGTATATTCGATATATCCAAAACTTCTTCTTACCTTAGCTTCCAATGGCCATAATCAACAGCTAAAACTTTGCCATTATACACACAGTCCCTATAGCTTCCAGCTAGTTAAACAGTTACTGCACTAAGCTTGGTCAAATCCAAAAGGCTTACGAAACGTATGTAGCCTAACCTCTTGGGCTCAACTCTTAATActaaagtaattaattaataagataagCTAGAGACAACGGTGCCACTAATCCTTGAACAAATTGAAGCCTAgctttagtatatatataagtaaatagaGAAGTTCATCTAAAGTCTAAACCCACCAAAGTTGACGAGGCTGCGGCCGGATTACTTTGACGGACGGTCAACTACATAaagtagttttcttttttcggtGCAgtcttctcattttcttttcctttttcaagaaaaaaatgataggaAGAGAGAAAGTTACATACAGTGCAGAAAAACAAAGACGAACAACAGCAAAAACGTAGTAAACCCATGACTCAGAGTTCTCTCTCCGTTCAGTCATTTCAGACATGCACTGGGCCCCAACCTCCAATTCTGACCATTCACAAGCAACTTTTTctcacatgcacacacacattcACTGAGGACTGCGTCTGCTTTCTCTTTGAGTTTGAATTTAGTGCTTTCCACTCGAGTCTAAGTCCGTCCCCACCGATTTTTATTTCCAGCGAAGGTTTTTCGATACAACAACATGTCCTCCTCCTTGACTGATAAGTGAATTCAGCGGTTGCCAGTGAATTGGCTCAGACCCATAGCTGAGCCCAATGAAGCAAACTTTGCTAGCTCCTGTGCTAAGAAGGGCCGTTGAGATTCTCTCCCTGCTCCCATGCCGAGAAAGTCTCTAGTTAGACTGTTTTGATCAATACCTTTTGAGCCTCGACGATTCTTTAATGGAACTGCCTCATTTTGTGTTCCACTACTAGAACTTTGCATCATGAGATGTTCAAAACTGTTTGATGGACTTGTTAACGATATCGAATTTGAACTTCTACCCAGTATTCCATCAGCCATTGGCACAGTACCAGTTTCTGTGAAATTCTCTGGCTGCTTTGCATTTTGAAAGACCTGGTGCAGCTCATTTCTGTTTTGGTTGAGAGTATTGAAGCTCGTTGTGCTGGAAGAAGAGGAACTCATAACTCCAAAGCTGCTGCAAAAGAGTGATGGGTTGCTTCTTGTAGAACCCATCTGCGCTGCCTTCTGCAAAAGTGCAGTGGCGGACAAGGGTGAAGCCGGCTTTGATTGTTTATTTAGGCTATCTGAGTAAAGTGGGGATAGGGTTTCCACCAAATTTCCTTTGTTCCCTCCCtcctctttcatttcttgaggTGGTGCTGTTAAAGAAAGTGTTGCGTTCGCTGAACTCGGAACACTCTTGTCAAACGTCCCTTGAAACTGACTGAAGTTTCCGAAGTTTGCCATTGAAGATGAACCAAAGAGATTGGCCGACGTCGCTTGCACTATTTCAGGAAAACCAGTAGAATTACTTGAGGATGCGTATAGATGAGGATTAGCCAACATTTCATTAGGATTAAACTGAGAATTTGCCTGGTTAAGCCAAAGTGATAATCTGGGCTTCTGATGATCCATGCCAAGAGAGCTGCCAATGGCCATGCTGTTGAAACTTGGTGGAAACCCCGGGAAAAAGGGGGCCATTCCACCACCATCTTGAACTCCACTGACCGACAATCCATGAGGCAAACCCCGTTGAGGATCTACCGCAATCTCATTCAGTGAATCATTTCTGAAATTCAAATTGGTAGCAGAAAGTGAAGTAAACCTTGCACTCTCATCAGCTAAGGCATCACAAAATGCTCTGTGGGTGATGAAGCTATCCTTCCTGTTCAAATCAAAGCAAACCCCACCATtcatcattacctaattatcaTAGGGTCGTATTAAATTCGatcgatttttttcttttttctagtcAGTTTGCATTTAATTTGTTCCCAAAGTCATGAAATACTCTACGTGAGCATTTATTTCTACTACAACATATCCATTATTCAAGAGtcagaaagaaaggaagaaaacgAGAGAATGGTGAAGAATACCTGGAAAAAAGGGTTCCACAGTCGCACTTGTACTCCCTAGTTCCACAGGTCTTCGAATGAGCTTTCCAGTCTGATTGAACTGCGTATTTCTTGGAACACTTCTCacacttccattttttttcgCCATGTTTCCTGCTGTAATGTTTCTTTATGCCGGTGAGGTCCCCGAGAGCTCTCAAAGGATCGTGGTGGACGCAGGCCTTTACCGGACAAATATAAACCTTCTTCCGGAGCTCTTTGTTGGTCCTTTGCTTGAGCTTCCATGGAAGGTTGTGACCCCTTCGGTGAAGTTGTAGATTCTGATCCCTCTGGAAGCCTTTATTGCATATTTCGCAGATGAATCTGTTCGTTGCCATGAGAGTCTTCGGTGAAAGAGCTATAACCTCGGCATCTGGATCTGTTAAGAAGAAAAGTAAAACTATAAATGAACTCTAATAtttaatcaataataataataataacaacagaAGAAAGTcaataaaagagaaagaaaacattATAAGCATGCCTTACCAGGTGTTCCTGGTagatttctcttcttcttgacAGCTGGATTATTAGGAtcgggtttagggttagggtttgtgGTTTGTTCTTGAGCAAACGCTCCGATTGCAGAGGGTAATGAAAAAGAGTCACCAGACATCATTTGGGTGTGAATTCTACGGCTTATATGGAAATTAGTTAAAGCAAAAAAACTAGCTTTCTAAAGCTAAACTGCTTAAGACCTCGCTTGCAGTACTGGACAAGAAAACATTAAGGGTTTCCCGAACATAGAAAGAAATCTTTGGCAATACTCAAATCCTTTGACGCTCGGATTCTGccaaaagacaagaaaaagaaatcccaACTTAAGCTTGAATCTAACAACCTGGCCTCcacaaaaaaggagaaaaaaatgctACAGCCCCGCGGACTCTTCTGAAAGAGATCTGGATTACTTGCTTTGTTTGTTTGATCTCGAATAGAAAACACCAAATACCATGATGGCTAAAGagaatatctcatcttatattctATCTCGGTTCACTATCTTCGCAGTCGTAGTCTCTCTTATGCATAGTCTCTCTTTTATCTGCTCGTATCCTCAAAGTCGGTCAGCCACAGGTTTAGATGGGCCACCACacaaacactctctctctctctctgttgtaGAAGTGTGTGCAAGACAGTGAGGTAGCTCTTTTCTGCTAGAATGTGTAGGATTTTGTGTCTTTTTGTAGCATTTTTTAGCTCATACTCCAATAATTATGTTTATAAAAACAGTCCATCGAATATCTGCAAGCATcgataacattattttatagaaaaggaaaacagagaCCGAGGGTTTGTGCATGTAAAAAAGACTAAACGAAGGGATGGTTTTATTAACAGGCTGGACAATAAGAAAATATTGGTGAAAAATGGTAAAGACAATTGCCTTTACAACCTTCGATCGGGCACAAATGATTTAGCCATAATTAAAGTTCTGCCTTCCTATTTAGCATGTTGTGGATCAGCTAGCTAGAGGTCCAAGGagggtgagagagaaagagagagagagagcagaagCAGCAGCAACAGACACAGTGAGAGGAAGCTGAGTTGTGTTTCACGAGACAGTAGTATCGATAGGACCGTCCGTGATACCTCTGTCGACTCAGGTGGGACCCAAAATAAGACTGTTTCTGCATGCAGCACCACCCACCATTGATCATCATCCCACAAAAGTATGAGTACGTTTGTGGCAGTGATACATCTCCATTGCAATGATGGTTATACGATTTTGTATATACACGTATTTGTTAATTAGAACACCATCGATCGGATGGCTCATGGCTAGTAGTGTCTGGACTCTACTGCTCCTGATCTGTAAGCTTGTTTCGTGTCTGGACTCATTGGAGTACTTTGGAGCCTGGACCACATGGCCGGATAAGAGATGTTACGCTTTCATATGTCTTCAACAGGCAACACAGTCTATATGCACAGATCTATTTCTAAATTATAGCATGGTCCCAAAAGAGTATTTTGGAGTGTATAAGTGATACACTcgttttgaaaatgagtttatcggtctattatatttttttaatgtgtatctcatatttaataacttttttcataaaaattatatgatgctTAATTACGCACTCCAttactgtaaatatcatttttcgaTCTGAAAATTATATATCGGTACCAGGCTATTTACATATTATATCTAAATCTTTTTGAATTGGTTATATATTCTATTCTTAGTTTGGTGTCTAGAACATACTatttacatcatttaaataataatatttattttataaaattcaaattctaaaatttatctttaaaattaaattataccacATAAACAATATTATGCATGTGATATAGATCAGATTTTAAAATACCAGTACTCTTTCCAATTATAGaaagtattaaagttgaaaattatttaaaaccttGATCGATAGcaatattcttaaattataaattgagatgaattatataattattcattGTGTTATGATCTTcaatgtaaattgtaatttaattacgaactgcaaataaaaaaaaaaaaaaaaaagacttatcACATCACTACACATATAGCAGTTTATCGCCGCAAAAGCACAAAATTGCGCTGCAAATAGATTTTGGCATCCAAGCACTTTCGTCCAATTGAAGAAGATAGGACTTATAATTATAAGTCTTTAATTTGGACAGAAAAATTCgaaaaaatcacaataaaaaaaattaatggtaaCTGATTATTCATGAATTAATCAGCAACATTTTAAAATCCAAAGCAAAAGGGCCAACGGACAAAAACAATCCAACCATGAATAGAAAACAggttcctttttaatttttaaaatatttttttaaagataatttttaaaataattaatggtCTGTCTAAAATATGCATGATACTGCATGCTACAGTAGTATATAAAGTGGGATCCCCACGTGATTACGCAGTACTTATAAAAGAgtataaattttgattttttatttgtaggtccccaatattttttgttctaaaTTCAAGGAACAGGTGCAGTACTTATATGTCAGTACGCGTagtacttcatatatatttaacaaattAAGCAAACCTTTGGaccaaataaataattagcATGCATGCTTTcgatcattatatatatttttatatatatatatatagtatggtTAATGGAATTagtacaaattaatatatctcccatgtgatcaatttattttaatttatcagcAAACATGCATTGGCAACAAAATCGAAGCCTTGCATGTCTTAATTTCCAATTAATTGATCAAAGGAAAAGGAGGAAAGTGTTTTTGTGAAATATATCTACAACACAAATTCCAATCATGAAATTAACCCACTTACATTAGGCCGCATCGGTATCCCTAATCAATACTTTACcttcaatattattgttgtACTGGGATACAGGCCAGCTTAATATCTGTTTGGAATTGCGTTAGGAGTCATAACAATGGCATAAATAGCCTTAAAAACACTTTAAtgaaacatttaaattattaattgagtattacatattaaagtattttttaattgtcaaTGAGCGAAAATATCTatacaacttttaaactttcatgGATATCGTCatactctttaaaaaatcaaataaccaTCATTTCTAtctcagaaaatatttttttaatttgtttacaaAGAAACATAACTGTTTGAAAACacttaatttaaatatatgattaccaaacaataaataaatttttaacagtaaaacttattacttaaaccataaaccttaaaattataagctatattttcttttacaattttgAGTTGTTTCAACTTGGAAAAAAGTGGTCACGTGCTTATGTACAAATAATATTGGTGCATGCATTTGGTGAGATTGCAAGTGATCCACCTGGCCCGgtacatgcatgcagcatgctcAAGCTCTACTTCTATTATTGCATTTCTTTGACTACTGGTTGATGGAGCGGGAAATTGCATTAATGCACAACAGAGATTTCTAGCCATGCAATATTTGTACTAAGAGAGCTACTTGAGGCCGGTCGGGTGATTTGCTTCAATTTACACCAACAAATCACAAGTTGCCACGTAGGAAATGCAACAAATTACAATATAGACTCATACACATGTGATTATGTTTCTTCTACAATTCTACTCGTCCCCTATCCTTCgtcgctctctttctctccatctTTCCTCTCAACCTCTCTCCCACCCCGTGACCTACTCTCTCCCTCATCAATATACTGTCTAAATTGATATTTAGGATCCTTTCACTACTTGTCTTATACATATACTGGTTTTTGgcaaatagaataactcttacACAGACCTTTAACTTTTGGCGTTAGTCTAATATATAGATCAACATGCTCATGGTACAGAAAGTTTTATGTTACGAATGAAAGTATATTTTCAGGGTTCACCAACTATGAAAGGACAAGTGATTGGCAATAGGGTATGTTGGTTACGCCAAGGATGGGGAAGCAAATACGACTCAGAGAAGGCCTTTTGCTACTACCTGCAACAATGAAGATGGGTTTAATAGGCATTCGAATCAGAGAAGAAGGGCTTTGAATCAGAGAGAAAAAGACTTCGAGAGATAAGTGGAGAGATACTAAGACGAAAATGGCTTCAGGGGAGAAGAAGAGCTTCAGGAGAGAAGACAAAAATCACTTCAGGGGAGAAGAAAGGGCCCTCAGGTGCCGCCCGGGCAGggcgtggggggggggggggggggggggagaagaggaaagagagaggggagaagGGAAAAGGGAGAGGGTTACTTCATATGCCGACCCTCCGTAATTACCTTGGATATACTACGTGTTGGGTTTTCATTGGTGGGTGTAAAAGCAAAATACACACCCGACCGATTTGAAGGTTTTCCCTTATACTAAAGATCAGTTCTCAAATacgccaaaaataaaaacccaatcTTTAGTTAGcaattgataagaaaaaaaaatagtaattgaaATAATAGCCTAGAATTGGCTATCAATATGTGGACTTGTAAAAAGACTAATTATCAATTAATCAAGACAacaatttatagatatatatatatatatctacattaTTGGAGCGGCCATGTAGCACCCTAATACTACAATGttctatatatgatatatatatatatatatatatatatatacactacaagaaaaatggtatTGGTGATCATTTTTTTACGacgaaaacagactcattttaattgaaaatagtcatttcgctggaaaTAACTAATCgcaaataagcaattttcttgtaatgatatatatatatgctattttaTTAGCTAATCTATGCCTGGCCTGCattcttttctatttattaatcTCTGAACAACATGGATATATATGGTGtttatgtaaacatgagtctAAAGAGTCGGGGGCAAGTCATGAACCATGCCTAGCTGCATCATCTTGtcctgctgcatgcatgcatacccAAAAGCACTCATAAAAACTTCTTTACAATCATCTTGTTGCCATcctatagagagagagagagacaaagacaGGACACAAAAATACGCACAATCTTATATGCATATGACATTCTCGCATTTttcatgcatgctgcatgcaatTAGAAGGGAGCAACGTGTAATgtctcattaattattatttaccatGCACGATCCATGTCTATATCCAACTAGCTGACTTTGAGCTTGCAGATGATCTGCTAGCTATAGATAGCTAGTTAGCTTTTGCTCTCATGATCAACACAATATATAATTGATGAAACTATATATGtacaaggaaataaaatattataattacgTATAATTAGATAATTCAACTGTTTTGGCTCCATGCACTCGGAGCTTCCCACCAAGCAATTGATGCTTCCTCATCCCAATTCAGTATCCAATGCTAGC
This window harbors:
- the LOC121264122 gene encoding zinc finger protein JACKDAW, whose protein sequence is MMSGDSFSLPSAIGAFAQEQTTNPNPKPDPNNPAVKKKRNLPGTPDPDAEVIALSPKTLMATNRFICEICNKGFQRDQNLQLHRRGHNLPWKLKQRTNKELRKKVYICPVKACVHHDPLRALGDLTGIKKHYSRKHGEKKWKCEKCSKKYAVQSDWKAHSKTCGTREYKCDCGTLFSRKDSFITHRAFCDALADESARFTSLSATNLNFRNDSLNEIAVDPQRGLPHGLSVSGVQDGGGMAPFFPGFPPSFNSMAIGSSLGMDHQKPRLSLWLNQANSQFNPNEMLANPHLYASSSNSTGFPEIVQATSANLFGSSSMANFGNFSQFQGTFDKSVPSSANATLSLTAPPQEMKEEGGNKGNLVETLSPLYSDSLNKQSKPASPLSATALLQKAAQMGSTRSNPSLFCSSFGVMSSSSSSTTSFNTLNQNRNELHQVFQNAKQPENFTETGTVPMADGILGRSSNSISLTSPSNSFEHLMMQSSSSGTQNEAVPLKNRRGSKGIDQNSLTRDFLGMGAGRESQRPFLAQELAKFASLGSAMGLSQFTGNR